The following nucleotide sequence is from Deltaproteobacteria bacterium.
ACGCCACCTACACGATCACGTTTCCGAACAACCACACGATTCAGATTGTCGGCTCGGCCACCAGAACGGTCGATCTGCAAACGCTCTACGAGAGCGTGACACTTTCGAGTTCCGCGGCGACGATCAATATTTCCTCGCGCGGTACTTCGGATACCGCTTCGACGATCACGGTTTCCAATTCTACCGGAAGCAAAACCGTAACGCTTAAAATCACTGGATCGGCGTTGATTAGTTGAGGCTCGATGACATGAAAGCGAAAATTTTACACCGAGCTTTGAGCGAAAAGGGCTTCACCCTGATCGAGCTGCTGACAGCGATTACGTTGTTAACGATTGGGCTTTTGGGGACGGCGGCACTGACGGCGGGCGTGGTGAAGGGCAATGTCGCTGGGCGAAACGTTTCCACTGCCACGGCGATCGCTCAATCGTGTTTTCAGGAAAATCGGCGAGTGGGATATACCAGTGCCGGAACCACCGGATGTACGACCACCACCACCAACGTTACATTGGGCGGTGTGACATTCTCTCGCGCTCTGTCCATCGATTCGGCTACCACCAACTTGAAAACTCTTACCGTGACGGTCAGCTGGACCGAAGGCACGGCGGGCAGTAAGTCGATTACGATGATGACGACACTCGCATCGGGGACTTGATAGATATGCACCGCCGAGTCAATAAAACTTCAGCCGGTTTCACGCTCATCGAGATGATGGTTTCCATCACCCTCGGGATGATCGTCATTGCCGGCGTCACGGGGACGTTTACCGCCCAAACTCGGCAGAACGCCGCCGAACAGCAGGTGTCGCAGATGCATCAGAACGTGCGCGGTGCGCTCGATATGATTATGCGGGATCTGATGCAGGCTGGCTACAAAGCTCCTAGTGGCAGTGTGACGGGTGTGACGTACAGCACCACCCAACTACTGGTTCAGGCTGATCTCGATGCGAATGGGAGCATAGATACGACTAACACGAGCGTGGAATACATCACTTACGTTTATGATTCGACGAATCAGCAAATCACGCGGAAGCTTGGGAATAGTGGAAATAGCACCACGGAAGTTCTCGCCGAGAACATTACCGCATGCACTTTCACTTTCAAGGATGCAAGTGATACTGCGACTACAACCAGCTCCCTGATCCGCAAACTGAGCATAACGATCACTGGTCAAACGGCAAAGGTCGATCCAAGTTATTCTTCAAATAACGGTAAGCGTTCTTACTCGGTCAGCGCCGACGTTACGCCGCCGAATTTGGCTCTTTAATTAGGGAGACAGATTTTATGCAGTCCACGCGAAAAATTTTCAATTGGTTTGTGAACAAAGTCTGCGGCGGTGAGCAGGGCGTGATTCTGATCGCGGTGCTTACGTTGATGGTGACGCTGATCCTGGTCGGCGCGACGACGTATATCGTGTCGTCGAGCAACGTTAAGATTAGCGCCAACTTCAAATCGAGCGAAACCGCTTTGCAGGTGGCGATGGCGGGTGCCGAAAAGGCCCGTGAAACATTGCGGGCGCTTAACGTGGCTAGCTCGGACAAAACCGTGTTCAGTACCGAGCTTGCTGGGCGTGTTGGCGGCAATAGCGTCCTCAACGGTAATGCTACGGCCACAGATGATTTGGTTTTGGCGACCGGTACATTAGGAAGCTATACTTACAACGCCTATTTGACTAACAACAACGTTAGCGGTGGCGATACATGGAACAGTATAACTGACAACGACGGCATCGCGACGATCACTACTACGGCGACCGGTCCAAACGGCTCAAAAGCTGTGGTCACGACTCTTGTAAAAACGTACACCATACCCAGCGCACCCGGTGCGGTTTACTCAAAAGATAATGTTATCTTGAACGGCAGTTCGTTAACCATCAACGGCAACGACGCCTCGGGCTGCGGTGGAACGAATCAGCCTCCGGTTTACACGGAGAATCCAGCGTACACGTGTTATCCAGGCACGACCGAACCCAGGTGCG
It contains:
- a CDS encoding type II secretion system protein — encoded protein: MALMAKLPRRLTNGRGFTLAEMLVAVGIFGILSATAAPYLFAMKTRFRLDGATRQVFSEIMSARMKAINENATYTITFPNNHTIQIVGSATRTVDLQTLYESVTLSSSAATINISSRGTSDTASTITVSNSTGSKTVTLKITGSALIS
- a CDS encoding prepilin-type N-terminal cleavage/methylation domain-containing protein; protein product: MKAKILHRALSEKGFTLIELLTAITLLTIGLLGTAALTAGVVKGNVAGRNVSTATAIAQSCFQENRRVGYTSAGTTGCTTTTTNVTLGGVTFSRALSIDSATTNLKTLTVTVSWTEGTAGSKSITMMTTLASGT
- a CDS encoding prepilin-type N-terminal cleavage/methylation domain-containing protein — its product is MHRRVNKTSAGFTLIEMMVSITLGMIVIAGVTGTFTAQTRQNAAEQQVSQMHQNVRGALDMIMRDLMQAGYKAPSGSVTGVTYSTTQLLVQADLDANGSIDTTNTSVEYITYVYDSTNQQITRKLGNSGNSTTEVLAENITACTFTFKDASDTATTTSSLIRKLSITITGQTAKVDPSYSSNNGKRSYSVSADVTPPNLAL